From Pseudodesulfovibrio senegalensis, one genomic window encodes:
- a CDS encoding nitroreductase family protein, which produces MELFEALNTRRSIRKFTDEPVADGDLRAVLEAAMMAPSAGNAQPWQFVVIRDRDTLAKVTTINPYAAMAPKSPVSVLVCGDLSLEKFAGYWVQDCSAAIQNLLLAAHGSGLGAVWTGIYPMQDRVDGFRQLLGLPEHVVPLGLVVLGHPNQHMKSEPRFREDRIHRDRWEA; this is translated from the coding sequence ATGGAATTGTTTGAAGCTTTGAACACCCGGAGAAGCATTCGCAAATTCACGGATGAACCCGTTGCCGACGGGGATCTGCGCGCGGTTCTGGAGGCGGCCATGATGGCTCCCAGCGCGGGCAATGCCCAGCCGTGGCAGTTCGTGGTCATCAGGGACCGGGACACGCTGGCCAAGGTGACCACGATCAACCCCTATGCGGCCATGGCCCCGAAGTCGCCGGTGAGCGTGCTGGTCTGCGGCGACCTGAGCCTGGAAAAGTTCGCGGGCTACTGGGTGCAGGATTGTTCCGCCGCCATCCAGAATCTGCTGCTGGCCGCCCACGGGTCGGGACTCGGCGCGGTGTGGACCGGCATCTACCCCATGCAGGACCGTGTGGACGGCTTTCGTCAGCTGCTCGGCCTGCCCGAGCATGTGGTACCGTTGGGCTTGGTGGTTCTGGGACATCCGAACCAGCACATGAAGTCCGAACCCCGTTTCCGCGAGGACAGGATTCACCGTGATCGTTGGGAGGCCTAG
- a CDS encoding putative quinol monooxygenase: METICVHVLFEARPGFGDRLAKVLLRLQDNSRKDSGCLQYDMHRLPDDPDQFMLYERWESQELLDAHLGAEHLAGVQKEMADVLVDKPLITIWNPLKGE, from the coding sequence ATGGAAACTATCTGCGTGCACGTGTTGTTCGAGGCCCGTCCGGGCTTCGGCGACCGACTGGCCAAGGTCCTGCTGCGATTGCAGGACAACAGCCGCAAGGATTCGGGCTGTCTGCAGTACGACATGCACCGCCTTCCCGACGATCCGGATCAATTCATGCTCTATGAACGCTGGGAGTCGCAGGAATTGCTGGACGCGCATCTGGGCGCGGAACATCTGGCAGGGGTGCAAAAAGAGATGGCGGACGTGCTGGTGGACAAGCCCTTGATAACCATATGGAATCCATTGAAAGGAGAATGA
- a CDS encoding flavodoxin family protein: MNIVAFNGSARRGGNTAAMLKAAMAPLEAAGIETELVELGGRKMHGCIACYKCFENKDHRCAVNNDFMNECIDRMHDADGILLGSPTYYANISTEMKALIDRAGLVARANGNSLRRKVGAGVVVARRGGAVHAFNSLNHFFFINEMVVPGADYWNMGFGLEKGDVLKDEEAMNTMRILGENMAWVMEALHKA, translated from the coding sequence ATGAACATCGTAGCATTTAACGGCAGCGCGCGCCGCGGCGGCAACACCGCGGCAATGCTCAAGGCGGCCATGGCGCCGCTGGAAGCCGCCGGAATCGAAACCGAACTGGTGGAACTGGGCGGCAGGAAAATGCACGGTTGCATTGCCTGCTATAAGTGTTTTGAGAACAAGGACCATCGTTGCGCCGTGAACAACGATTTCATGAACGAATGTATCGACCGCATGCACGATGCGGACGGCATCCTGCTTGGCTCGCCTACGTACTACGCCAATATTTCCACGGAGATGAAGGCGCTCATCGACCGGGCCGGGCTGGTGGCCCGCGCCAACGGCAACAGCCTGCGCCGCAAGGTCGGGGCCGGGGTCGTGGTGGCCCGCCGGGGCGGAGCCGTGCACGCCTTCAACTCCCTGAACCATTTCTTTTTCATCAACGAGATGGTGGTGCCCGGAGCCGACTACTGGAACATGGGCTTCGGTCTGGAAAAGGGCGACGTGCTCAAGGACGAGGAGGCCATGAACACCATGCGCATCCTCGGCGAGAACATGGCCTGGGTCATGGAAGCGTTGCACAAGGCATAG
- a CDS encoding MarR family winged helix-turn-helix transcriptional regulator → MPELERLTLLIVEFFEKLSSWEHGVVRDNGLSLPQMHTLEILGIHSALRMKELAGKMGVTTGTLTVMVDRLEAAGLVRRRPHDTDRRSILVELTSAGMEIFAEHDMQHNRLTADITSTLTDQEREVLEAALEKMNREF, encoded by the coding sequence ATGCCGGAACTGGAACGCCTGACCCTGTTGATCGTGGAATTCTTCGAAAAACTCTCGTCATGGGAGCACGGCGTGGTGCGCGACAACGGGTTGAGCCTGCCGCAGATGCATACGCTGGAAATCCTCGGCATCCATTCCGCCCTGCGCATGAAGGAACTGGCCGGGAAAATGGGCGTGACCACCGGCACGCTGACCGTGATGGTGGACAGGCTCGAAGCGGCCGGTCTGGTCCGGCGCAGACCGCACGACACGGACCGTCGCTCCATTCTCGTGGAGCTGACCAGCGCGGGCATGGAAATCTTTGCCGAGCACGACATGCAGCACAACCGGCTCACCGCCGACATCACGTCCACGCTCACCGATCAGGAGCGCGAAGTATTGGAAGCCGCGCTGGAAAAGATGAACCGGGAATTCTGA
- a CDS encoding sulfite exporter TauE/SafE family protein has translation MNTDTLFLVALQSGLFLGLIHGINPCGHSWVVLAPFVAGDSSGRRVSVLTASFITGTTLGCLAIGLALGLLSTGLPDSVRAVTDVVTAGIIVLLGLILLVRPQLLHNHDHCHCGHEHCHSDHKHDRNDHAHSPLSARRSTAWGLAILGFVNMIVPCPTVAIMYSYALESGSAFRSMAVFGIYALSTGVALAGVIYAIFKVAGIMRRLQRPWVEPAIMRTAGLLTVAFGTYTLYGDFIS, from the coding sequence ATGAATACGGACACCCTCTTTCTCGTTGCGCTGCAATCCGGCCTGTTTCTCGGACTCATTCACGGCATCAATCCATGCGGGCATTCATGGGTTGTACTGGCACCGTTCGTGGCCGGGGACAGCAGCGGGCGACGGGTAAGCGTCCTCACGGCATCCTTCATAACCGGCACCACGCTGGGCTGCCTTGCCATCGGGCTGGCTCTCGGCCTGCTTTCCACGGGGTTGCCGGACTCGGTGCGCGCGGTAACGGACGTGGTCACGGCCGGGATCATCGTGCTGTTGGGCCTGATCCTGCTTGTGCGGCCACAGTTGCTGCACAATCACGACCACTGCCATTGCGGGCATGAGCACTGCCACAGCGACCACAAACACGACCGAAACGACCACGCCCACTCGCCGCTTTCCGCGCGCCGCTCCACGGCCTGGGGGCTGGCCATATTGGGATTCGTGAACATGATCGTGCCCTGCCCCACCGTGGCCATCATGTATTCCTATGCGCTGGAATCCGGCAGCGCGTTCCGGTCCATGGCCGTATTCGGCATCTATGCCCTGAGCACGGGGGTGGCATTGGCCGGGGTCATCTATGCCATCTTCAAGGTCGCCGGAATCATGCGCCGGCTGCAGCGCCCATGGGTGGAACCGGCCATCATGCGCACGGCCGGGCTGTTGACCGTGGCCTTTGGCACCTATACCCTGTACGGCGATTTCATCAGCTAG
- a CDS encoding PAS domain S-box protein: MKRSTLLIPAILFAVLVAATFVVQQADDKAQRTKERLDTFYKLSAIQSRFENALGDKLNIMRGLKASVASNPDMTAQEFDTLTRSLAFGQTGVLAVILTRGNTIVHAYPTSSRLSLVGSSIHDGLSRVQTEVIENSIARRSMYLAGPVSLQNGTKGIVAATPVFLHKEGRIDAGPFWGTVTMIIAPEPLFLEAGLTEYPLLQKALKTPSADGGWDVIFGEAAVFRNDPVIMNVLLPQGYWMLAAAPEGGWGPSPYRPFIIGSGLLLALLVSLVVWFSLHQMQARELAQEEYMHLVHQARSLILRLETDGTVAFINEYALSFYELEKNDVLGKPFAGTLVPEVSVDGTNQVGKINLMLRDPASVPVHELQSVRKNGEIVWVSWANRPSYDNRGRLRDVLCVGTDMTRRRQMEEALRKSESKYRLLTENVTDVIWGLDANMRFTYISPSDRKLRGYEASEVLGRPLWDFIAPGSRPVLLNAVSALEKSIRNRLPPNKSLTLTLEMKCRNGSTVWVETRATVLYNEEGEMVGMQGVSRDISDMKRAEALRDDMERMARHDLKTPLGAVIGLPDEIIRMGNLDDRQTQMLGVIRKAGESMLQLINRSLDLYKMETGTYRIEPVQIDLLYLLDQISAEIRPLLRARSISFGVNAPDGAQTFPFMGEETLMLSMLSNMIKNAIEASPEGGSVQVELSRNHAVTISVHNQGAVPQELRDTFFDKYAKGSGSKGSGLGTYSIRLIARTHGGDARLDTSLPGETVVTVTLPAS, from the coding sequence GTGAAACGCTCGACACTACTTATTCCCGCCATCCTGTTTGCGGTCCTCGTGGCCGCGACGTTTGTGGTGCAGCAGGCCGACGACAAGGCCCAGCGCACCAAGGAGCGGCTGGACACCTTCTACAAGCTCAGCGCCATCCAGAGCCGCTTTGAAAACGCACTGGGCGACAAACTGAACATCATGCGCGGCCTCAAGGCTTCGGTGGCCTCGAACCCGGACATGACCGCCCAGGAATTCGACACGCTGACCCGCAGCCTTGCCTTCGGGCAAACAGGCGTGCTGGCCGTGATCCTGACCCGCGGCAACACCATCGTCCACGCATACCCGACCAGTTCCCGCCTCTCCCTGGTGGGCTCCAGCATACACGACGGCCTGTCCCGAGTTCAGACCGAAGTCATTGAAAACAGCATCGCCCGGCGCAGCATGTACCTTGCCGGGCCCGTTTCCCTGCAGAACGGCACGAAAGGCATCGTGGCGGCCACGCCCGTTTTCCTGCACAAGGAAGGACGCATCGACGCCGGACCGTTCTGGGGCACGGTGACCATGATCATCGCTCCGGAACCGCTGTTCCTTGAAGCCGGGCTTACGGAGTATCCGCTGCTGCAAAAAGCGCTGAAAACGCCGTCTGCGGACGGTGGCTGGGATGTCATTTTTGGCGAAGCAGCCGTATTCCGAAACGACCCCGTGATCATGAACGTGCTGCTGCCCCAGGGATACTGGATGCTCGCGGCCGCGCCCGAAGGCGGATGGGGCCCGTCCCCCTACCGGCCATTCATCATCGGCTCCGGGCTGCTGCTGGCCCTGCTGGTTTCGCTGGTGGTCTGGTTTTCCCTGCACCAGATGCAGGCACGCGAACTGGCCCAAGAAGAATACATGCACCTCGTGCATCAGGCCCGCAGCCTGATCCTGCGGCTGGAAACGGACGGGACCGTGGCCTTCATCAACGAATACGCCCTCTCGTTCTACGAACTCGAAAAAAACGACGTTCTGGGAAAACCCTTTGCCGGAACGCTTGTGCCGGAAGTCTCGGTGGACGGAACAAACCAGGTCGGCAAGATCAACCTCATGCTGCGCGACCCGGCATCGGTGCCGGTCCACGAACTGCAAAGCGTACGCAAAAACGGGGAAATCGTCTGGGTTTCATGGGCCAACCGACCTTCCTACGACAATCGCGGACGACTTCGAGACGTGCTCTGCGTGGGCACGGACATGACCCGGCGGCGGCAGATGGAAGAGGCCCTGCGCAAGAGCGAAAGCAAATACCGCCTGCTCACGGAAAACGTGACCGACGTGATCTGGGGACTGGACGCCAACATGCGCTTCACCTACATCAGCCCCTCGGACCGCAAATTGCGTGGCTACGAAGCCTCCGAGGTGCTCGGCCGCCCCCTGTGGGATTTCATTGCTCCCGGCTCCCGGCCGGTGCTGCTCAACGCGGTCTCCGCACTGGAAAAAAGCATCCGCAACCGACTGCCGCCCAACAAAAGCCTGACCCTGACCCTTGAAATGAAATGCAGGAACGGCTCCACCGTCTGGGTGGAAACGCGTGCCACCGTGCTCTACAACGAGGAAGGGGAAATGGTGGGCATGCAGGGCGTGAGCCGCGACATCTCGGACATGAAGCGTGCCGAAGCATTGCGCGACGACATGGAACGCATGGCCCGGCACGACCTCAAGACGCCGCTGGGCGCGGTCATCGGCCTGCCTGACGAAATCATCCGCATGGGCAATCTGGACGACAGGCAGACCCAGATGCTTGGGGTGATCCGCAAAGCCGGAGAATCCATGCTGCAGCTTATCAACCGCTCGCTGGACCTCTACAAGATGGAAACCGGCACCTACCGGATCGAGCCGGTACAAATCGACCTGTTGTACCTTCTGGACCAGATCAGTGCCGAAATACGGCCCCTGCTGCGGGCAAGAAGCATAAGCTTTGGCGTGAACGCCCCGGACGGGGCGCAGACATTCCCGTTCATGGGCGAAGAGACCCTCATGCTTTCCATGCTTTCCAACATGATCAAGAACGCCATCGAAGCCTCGCCCGAAGGCGGCTCCGTGCAGGTGGAACTGTCCCGCAACCACGCCGTCACCATTTCCGTGCACAACCAGGGTGCGGTGCCGCAGGAGCTGCGCGACACCTTCTTCGACAAATACGCCAAAGGCAGCGGGTCCAAGGGGTCGGGCCTCGGAACCTACTCCATACGGCTCATCGCGCGCACCCATGGCGGCGACGCCCGGCTCGACACTTCGCTGCCCGGCGAAACCGTGGTTACGGTGACCCTGCCCGCCAGCTGA
- a CDS encoding zinc dependent phospholipase C family protein — protein sequence MKTILTLCAGFCATLTAIMAFPADAMAWGPGAHLAIGQFALDNLHLFPALLAQNLFRHSTAFLYGCLSADIFIGKGTRFKPGHSHNWETGLTLMESARDPRTKAYARGYLTHLAADVVAHNYFVPNMLWNMPYGGKASHVYVEMQADLKIDWNPRTALKLFRTPSRRQEGALLSATAQRRWTFLIKKRLMMGSLNLCTRKTWDQSLGIAERVQPWAQAHDYLEDMLDLATRAAMDVLVSPAETAARSFDPIGSRNLDRVRGLRTRKLRRRTTTRFLFPTPAELAALPVRATATTRYAKAQGQ from the coding sequence ATGAAAACGATATTGACCCTCTGCGCGGGATTCTGCGCAACACTTACGGCCATCATGGCCTTCCCGGCCGACGCCATGGCCTGGGGACCGGGCGCACATCTGGCCATCGGCCAGTTTGCGCTAGACAACCTGCACCTTTTTCCGGCCCTGCTCGCACAAAACCTGTTCCGCCATTCAACGGCCTTTCTCTATGGCTGCCTGAGCGCCGACATCTTCATCGGCAAGGGCACCCGCTTCAAACCCGGGCACAGCCACAACTGGGAAACCGGCCTTACCCTGATGGAATCCGCCCGCGACCCGCGCACCAAGGCCTATGCCCGGGGCTATCTGACCCATCTTGCCGCGGACGTGGTGGCCCACAACTATTTTGTGCCCAACATGCTCTGGAACATGCCCTACGGGGGCAAGGCGAGCCATGTGTACGTGGAAATGCAGGCGGACCTGAAAATCGACTGGAACCCGCGCACCGCGCTCAAGCTTTTTCGCACACCCAGCAGGCGGCAGGAAGGCGCCTTGCTCTCGGCCACAGCCCAACGCCGCTGGACCTTCCTGATCAAGAAACGATTGATGATGGGCAGCCTGAACCTGTGCACGCGCAAGACATGGGACCAGTCGCTGGGAATCGCGGAGCGCGTGCAGCCATGGGCGCAGGCGCACGATTACCTTGAAGACATGCTGGACCTGGCCACGCGGGCGGCCATGGACGTGCTTGTTTCGCCTGCCGAAACAGCGGCCCGGTCATTCGACCCCATCGGCAGCCGCAACCTTGACCGCGTGCGCGGCCTGCGCACACGAAAGCTGCGCCGCCGCACCACCACGAGATTCCTTTTTCCGACACCCGCCGAACTCGCGGCCCTGCCTGTCAGGGCAACCGCCACCACCCGCTACGCCAAGGCGCAGGGACAATAG
- a CDS encoding MATE family efflux transporter — protein sequence MHEKSLTTLPIPGLIRSIAIPASVGFFFNTMYNVVDTWFAGLIGTEAQAALSLALPVFFIIIAVGSGIQTGSMALIGGALGAKKNDEARLFVVQTVSFGLVSSVLLGFFGIRFAPVLFGIMGAHGPYLDTCMAYMTPIFMGAPAFLLVFMFNATLQATGDTRTMRNFLIAGAVLNCVLDPWFIFGGLGVPAMGVSGVAWATVVIQCIGSAYLLYKARRTGLLCTARGRNLIPRPTLFLDIARQGFPATLNFLTIGMGMFVVNAFISDFGQQAVAAYGVAMRVEQVAFMPGIGLNVAALSIVAQNHGAGNVDRIRETMLTCIKYGAWVMLPVAVPVIAFARPLMNIFTADQTVADMGAAYLRIDALIFLGYIIIFVCTSALQGMKRPAFAVWLGLWRQFAAPILFFWVCTDLLHLGLTSVWWSIFAITWSSAAIAYRYADTNIKRLGA from the coding sequence ATGCATGAAAAAAGCCTGACCACGCTTCCCATCCCCGGATTGATCCGCAGCATCGCCATTCCCGCGAGCGTGGGCTTCTTTTTCAACACCATGTACAACGTGGTGGACACATGGTTCGCGGGCCTCATCGGCACCGAGGCACAGGCCGCACTCAGTCTTGCCCTGCCCGTATTCTTCATCATCATAGCCGTGGGCTCGGGTATCCAGACCGGCTCCATGGCCCTGATCGGCGGGGCCCTGGGCGCGAAAAAAAACGACGAGGCCCGCCTGTTCGTGGTGCAGACCGTGAGCTTCGGCCTCGTTTCCAGCGTGCTGCTGGGCTTCTTCGGCATCCGCTTCGCGCCCGTGCTGTTCGGAATCATGGGCGCCCACGGTCCGTACCTGGACACCTGCATGGCCTACATGACGCCCATTTTCATGGGCGCTCCCGCGTTCCTGCTCGTATTCATGTTCAATGCCACGCTGCAGGCCACGGGCGACACCCGGACCATGCGCAATTTCCTGATTGCGGGCGCCGTGCTCAACTGCGTGCTGGACCCGTGGTTCATCTTCGGCGGGCTGGGCGTCCCGGCCATGGGCGTTTCCGGCGTGGCCTGGGCCACCGTGGTCATCCAGTGCATCGGCAGCGCGTACCTTTTGTACAAGGCCCGGCGCACCGGATTGCTGTGCACGGCCAGAGGGCGAAACCTGATTCCGCGGCCCACGCTGTTTCTGGACATAGCCCGGCAGGGCTTTCCGGCCACCCTGAACTTTCTGACCATCGGCATGGGCATGTTCGTGGTCAACGCCTTTATCAGCGATTTCGGGCAGCAGGCCGTGGCCGCTTACGGCGTGGCCATGCGCGTGGAACAGGTGGCCTTCATGCCCGGCATCGGCCTGAACGTGGCGGCCCTGTCCATCGTGGCCCAGAACCACGGGGCCGGAAACGTCGACCGCATCCGCGAGACCATGCTCACCTGCATCAAATACGGGGCATGGGTCATGCTGCCCGTGGCGGTTCCGGTCATCGCCTTTGCGCGGCCCCTCATGAACATATTCACCGCAGACCAGACCGTGGCCGACATGGGCGCCGCGTATCTGCGCATCGACGCCCTGATCTTCCTCGGCTACATCATCATCTTCGTATGCACGTCCGCGCTTCAGGGCATGAAACGGCCCGCATTCGCGGTCTGGCTGGGCCTGTGGCGGCAATTTGCCGCGCCCATCCTGTTTTTCTGGGTCTGTACGGACCTCCTGCACCTCGGTCTGACTTCTGTTTGGTGGTCGATTTTCGCCATTACCTGGAGCTCGGCGGCCATAGCCTACCGATATGCCGACACAAACATCAAAAGACTTGGGGCATGA
- a CDS encoding phosphotransacetylase family protein, with amino-acid sequence MPGLYIGSTTGYSGKNMIVMGLGLKFQKEGYNVGYMKPVGAMPVEVDGKLGDDDALFVQDVLGLDQDPEKVTPVVVTQDFKVKAFSGKMDGLTDTIAENYEALSKDRDVTLVAGSGSMYSGKYCDTDAVTVVKRLGIKTVIIDRFEKELKYDYLAVMKEALGDNLIGVVLNDVPPHFMDEVNQLLAPFLKSRGINVLGVIPRDPLMGAIKVGDLAERLGGKIISAHNKADRVVESFLIGTMQVENFMTHFRKKKNSAIIVGGDRSDVQLVALEGDCPCLVLTGNLYPNDIILTRSEVLETPIIMVREDTYSVAKKMDSILSRHKLRDAIKIKQGADLVANNIDFKFLEKELGLKK; translated from the coding sequence ATGCCCGGTCTCTACATAGGATCGACCACCGGCTATTCGGGAAAGAACATGATCGTCATGGGGCTCGGCCTCAAATTCCAGAAGGAAGGCTACAACGTGGGCTACATGAAGCCCGTGGGAGCCATGCCCGTGGAGGTGGACGGCAAACTCGGGGACGACGACGCCCTGTTCGTGCAGGACGTGCTCGGACTGGATCAGGACCCGGAAAAAGTCACCCCGGTGGTGGTTACGCAGGATTTCAAGGTCAAGGCGTTCTCCGGCAAGATGGACGGGCTGACCGACACCATTGCCGAAAATTACGAAGCCCTTTCCAAGGACCGGGACGTGACCCTTGTGGCCGGGTCCGGCTCCATGTACTCGGGCAAGTACTGCGACACGGATGCGGTCACCGTGGTCAAGCGCCTCGGAATCAAGACCGTGATCATCGACCGCTTTGAAAAAGAGCTCAAATACGACTATCTGGCGGTGATGAAGGAAGCCCTCGGGGACAACCTCATCGGCGTGGTGCTCAACGACGTCCCGCCCCATTTCATGGACGAGGTCAACCAGCTGCTGGCCCCGTTCCTCAAAAGCCGGGGCATCAACGTGCTGGGCGTCATCCCGCGCGACCCGCTCATGGGCGCCATCAAGGTGGGCGATCTGGCCGAACGCCTGGGCGGCAAGATCATCTCCGCGCACAACAAGGCGGACCGCGTGGTGGAAAGTTTCCTCATCGGCACCATGCAGGTGGAGAACTTCATGACCCACTTCCGCAAGAAAAAGAATTCCGCCATCATCGTGGGCGGCGACCGCTCCGACGTGCAGCTGGTGGCTCTGGAAGGCGACTGCCCCTGTCTGGTGCTCACCGGCAACCTCTATCCCAACGACATCATCCTGACCCGCTCCGAGGTGCTGGAAACCCCGATCATCATGGTGCGCGAAGACACCTACTCCGTGGCCAAGAAAATGGACTCCATCCTTTCGCGGCACAAGCTGCGCGATGCCATCAAGATCAAGCAGGGCGCCGACCTCGTGGCCAACAACATCGATTTCAAGTTCCTGGAAAAGGAACTGGGCCTGAAAAAATAG